The following proteins are co-located in the Bacillota bacterium genome:
- the proC gene encoding pyrroline-5-carboxylate reductase encodes MEVGVGFIGAGKMGSAIAKGIAKAGIIPPEKIYVFDIDIDKVDQLEKETGVTALKSNEEVIVKSDIIILAVVPSVIRTVLEPCKHLFNSKILVSIAAGVPISTYKEILGKNAKVVRTMPNRPALVSEGMTLISYHQDIISKEEIEIVKILFQTVGRVEILEENLMDEVVALTSSSPAYVFMLIESMADAAVLHGIPRRSAYTMAAQAVLGSAKMVLETGKHPAELKDEICTPAGTTIEAVKILEKNSFRHAIMEAMEKCTEKAKKIGEKYK; translated from the coding sequence ATGGAAGTAGGTGTTGGTTTTATAGGGGCAGGTAAAATGGGTTCGGCTATTGCTAAAGGAATAGCAAAAGCGGGGATAATACCACCAGAAAAAATTTATGTTTTTGATATAGATATAGATAAAGTTGATCAGCTGGAAAAAGAAACAGGAGTAACAGCTTTGAAAAGCAATGAAGAGGTTATAGTCAAATCCGACATTATTATACTTGCTGTAGTACCCAGTGTAATAAGGACTGTTCTTGAACCATGCAAGCATCTTTTTAATAGTAAAATACTGGTCTCAATTGCAGCAGGAGTGCCAATAAGTACATATAAGGAAATATTGGGCAAAAATGCAAAAGTTGTAAGGACAATGCCCAATAGGCCGGCGTTGGTATCTGAAGGTATGACATTAATTTCTTACCACCAAGACATTATCAGTAAAGAGGAAATAGAGATTGTAAAGATTCTTTTTCAGACAGTGGGCAGGGTTGAAATATTAGAGGAAAACCTTATGGATGAAGTTGTAGCCCTTACATCCAGTAGTCCTGCATATGTATTTATGTTAATTGAATCTATGGCAGATGCTGCCGTATTACATGGTATACCCAGAAGATCCGCATACACAATGGCTGCCCAGGCAGTATTAGGGTCTGCTAAAATGGTTTTAGAAACGGGCAAGCATCCGGCTGAACTTAAGGATGAAATATGTACACCGGCGGGGACAACTATAGAAGCAGTAAAAATTCTTGAAAAAAATTCTTTTCGCCATGCAATAATGGAAGCTATGGAAAAATGTACAGAAAAGGCTAAGAAAATAGGAGAAAAATATAAATAA
- the spoIIM gene encoding stage II sporulation protein M, with protein MLNKIRELLYKHFKNNSNRYFLLFMIFVIGVSAGAFTVNGLSTLQNDELVHYFKGFLQIMGKQRVNSNELLMISLQENTKTIVLLWVLGVTIIGIPFIFLLILTKGFIIGFSSGFIIKTMGIKGILFSFLAILPKEIIVIPCIIALGVNGINFSLNIIRSKSIKQVLKQNLRMDFIGYSLSTIFFSIFILIGTLIETYIIPVFIRIITPVIVT; from the coding sequence TTGCTTAATAAAATACGGGAATTATTATATAAACATTTTAAAAATAACTCAAATAGGTATTTTTTATTATTTATGATATTTGTAATAGGTGTTTCTGCAGGAGCTTTTACCGTAAATGGTTTAAGTACACTGCAGAATGACGAACTTGTCCATTATTTTAAAGGGTTTTTACAAATAATGGGTAAACAGAGAGTAAATAGTAATGAACTGTTAATGATTTCTTTGCAGGAGAATACAAAGACAATAGTTTTGTTATGGGTGTTAGGAGTAACCATAATAGGGATTCCCTTTATATTCCTGCTAATATTAACTAAGGGTTTTATAATAGGTTTTAGTTCAGGGTTTATTATAAAAACAATGGGGATAAAAGGTATATTATTCAGTTTTTTAGCAATTTTACCGAAAGAAATAATTGTAATACCCTGTATTATAGCATTGGGGGTAAATGGAATAAACTTTTCCTTGAATATTATAAGGAGTAAATCAATAAAGCAAGTCCTAAAGCAAAACCTGAGGATGGACTTTATTGGATACAGTTTATCTACTATATTTTTTAGTATATTTATTTTGATTGGTACATTAATAGAAACTTACATAATACCTGTATTTATAAGAATAATTACTCCAGTAATTGTTACATAA